The Bacteroidota bacterium DNA window CATGGTCCTCTCCTATTAAGAACTGCCGTGGTCCGTTCTTTTCTGATGTATAGCAAAGTGTGCCATTCAGCAGGCTGACCTTATAACTTATTTCAGCCTGTTTCCCTGTTGAGGCAAGCTCTCCATCTCCATGTTTATATATCATATAGCGGATTCCGGTTCCGGTAGTGACTACGTTCCAACCTTTGAATTTCACATACTGATCGATCTCATCCGATTCTCTTTTTACGGACAGTTTGTTGGCGTTAATCAGGGGTTCGCGCAGGCTGTCATAATTTACGCTCTTTACCGAAGTAGCATTGCGGGAGTCGCATGAAGCAATATAACAGGTGATGAGAATAATAAAAGCACGGATTGCCAGCATCATTACTTTGCGGAATTCAATTGTTTGGTATAAGCCGGTAACAGAGCCAGAAATTTATCGATCGTCTGATCAAGAGTCAGCTTGCTCATACCACCGGCGGCATTGGCATGTCCTCCGCCTTCGAAATGCATGCGTGCAAATTTATTTACATCAAAACTCCCCTTTGAACGGAAAGAAACCTTGATCATATCGTCACGATCGGCGAAAAAGGCGGCAAAGCGTATCCCACGAATGGATAAACCATAGTTTATAACTCCCTCCGTATCTCCTTTTTGATAATTGTACCTGGTCAGTTCTTCAGCCGAAAGGCTTATCATAGCTGTTTTGTATTCAGGAAAAATCTTCAGTTTTTCTCCCAAACAATAACCTAACAACTTAACCCTGTCACCACTATTATTGTCATAAACGTTATTATAAGCTTCTGAGTTGCTCGCGCCCGCCTCAACCAGATCGGCAGCTATACGAAGTGTTTTCGCGGAGGTCGAAGGAAAACGAAATGAACCGGTGTCAGTCATTATACCGGTATACAGGCAATTGGCGACCGCTTTATTGATCAGTTTTTTAAGGTTTAAAGCGCATATTAGCTCATACACCAATTGAGCTGTTGAAGACGATCCCACATCATGCAGCATGAAATCAGCAAATCCATCCGGCTGCAAATGATGGTCGATGATCATTTTTTTCGCTTTACTTACTGCAACTTCATCACCTAATTTATCAATACGTTTTAGTGAATTAAAATCAAGGCAAAAAATAAGATCGGCTTTAGCAACCGCCTTTTTTACCTGACCTGTCTTTTCACTGAACACCAGGACTTTTTTATTGCCCGGAAGCCAAAATAAAAACTGGGGATAATCATTTGGAGTTATAACAGTGACACGATGTTTAAGCTGTATTAAAAAATTATATAAACCAAGAGAAGACCCCATCGCATCGCCATCGGGAGTCCAATGAGTGACAATTACAATGTTACGTTTTGTCTTTAAAAAACTTTCCAGATCCTTTAACTGTGTTGATTTCAAAATGCTGTATGTTTAAATTCTGTTTACCAATACCGTATTTCCTTTACTATAATCAACCCCCCAAACATTTACGTCAAATATTTTAGGAAGATAGCGTTTATACAGATTTATCCGTTGTGAAAGCCTGCTCTCATCTTCACCTTCCTTTGAAATGCCTGTAAACTCATACGACACCATTTTTGTATGCTGTTCCATGAACAGTTTTACAACTTTAACTATTGTGGCCATAACACGATACAATTCACCTTTGTTTGTCACGATGTACTCCTCTCCTTCAAACTCATCGTTAATAACTCCAAAAACAATAGTGGCATGTAAAATATTATCCTGCCGGCGACCGAAACGAACTTCATACTGCACTCCCTTATCCGTTGTAAAGAAATATACACCTGCAGTAGCAATGGCCGGTGAAATTATTTTGTAAACATCCAACAATCCATGACTCATAACAACTTGCTCAATAATGCTCTTAAAATTAAGAAATCTTTGTATTCAAATAACCCGGCATTACATAATCTTAGCAGGTATCGGAATAGTACCGGTAAGTTAAAAAGTGTTACCTTGTACAAAACACCTGTTTACTGCGGCAAACCTCTATCAGATGTTTCACGACTATTACAAGATACTCGATATTTCCATCAGCGCGACACAGGAAGAAATTAAAAAAGCCTATCGCCTGAAAGCTAAAATTTATCATCCCGACGTAAACAGCTCCGCTAACGCGAATCAATTATTCGCACTTATCAATGAGGCCTATGAAGTGCTTACCGATGAAAATAAACGCTTTCGGTTTGATCTTAAATACAAATACCGAAACGGTACAGGCCACAAGTCTCAAACCGAAGACAGCACCGGTTACAATACAAAAAAAAGGAACCAGGATTTTCATTACGACTGGAACAGTTATAATAAAGCCCGGTACAGAGCGAAGGACATGCGTGAATCGCATCCCGTACTTTTCCACCTCTTATTCTTATTCGGGATGTTTGTCGGTTTTTTATTAAGTATTCTTTCCATTGTGGGTACTTATCTGAAACTATGGCCATTCGTTTTTGTTATAACTGTAATACCCGGAATAGTACTGATTGTGGAAGGATTTAACGGTATTATTGGAAAGAAGACAAGGTATGATAAATTCTTTAGCTGGATATCGAAGCGACTTAGGAATGGTTGAAAAAATTGTTGGTTGGGCGTTGTTAAAGTAAACAAATCGACAACAAGCAACCATCAACTACCATTACTGCCAACTAATTTTGTTTTCTCTCTTACGATTCCTGCAAATGATCGATTTTGTATTTTGCTTTCAATCCAGGAGAAAAAATCAAAATATTGAAGCGTTTCATTCTCTTTTGAATTTTTTTCAACATTGGAAATCTCGTGAAGTAAAGCCTTAAAGACCTCTGTCGATTTTTGACCATTTCTGTTTCTTGATATTTTATTAAAAAAATTGATCAATGCTTTTTCAAACAAATAAAGTCCTTCTTTTTTTGAAAAATAACGATAGGTGTTTTTTACCTCGTATTCAAGTAAATCATAATTTCCCAATTCATAATGGATTAAAAGATTTAATATCCTGCAAAAATTATTGAGTCCTCTATTATTATGTTTGTCGCTCTCATTTAATATTTTGTTTAACCACAAAAGAGATTGGGTATACCTGGAATTACAAAAAAATATCAAAGTAATATTAAACATTAGTTTAACCTTGTGAAGCGACCGCCCGTCCGGATATAAATTTGCCCATTGTTT harbors:
- a CDS encoding FKBP-type peptidyl-prolyl cis-trans isomerase, whose amino-acid sequence is MMLAIRAFIILITCYIASCDSRNATSVKSVNYDSLREPLINANKLSVKRESDEIDQYVKFKGWNVVTTGTGIRYMIYKHGDGELASTGKQAEISYKVSLLNGTLCYTSEKNGPRQFLIGEDHVESGLHEAIMYMHVGDKAMIILPSHLAFGLSGDNNKIPPRASVLYDIELLSLR
- a CDS encoding bifunctional oligoribonuclease/PAP phosphatase NrnA — its product is MKSTQLKDLESFLKTKRNIVIVTHWTPDGDAMGSSLGLYNFLIQLKHRVTVITPNDYPQFLFWLPGNKKVLVFSEKTGQVKKAVAKADLIFCLDFNSLKRIDKLGDEVAVSKAKKMIIDHHLQPDGFADFMLHDVGSSSTAQLVYELICALNLKKLINKAVANCLYTGIMTDTGSFRFPSTSAKTLRIAADLVEAGASNSEAYNNVYDNNSGDRVKLLGYCLGEKLKIFPEYKTAMISLSAEELTRYNYQKGDTEGVINYGLSIRGIRFAAFFADRDDMIKVSFRSKGSFDVNKFARMHFEGGGHANAAGGMSKLTLDQTIDKFLALLPAYTKQLNSAK
- a CDS encoding DnaJ domain-containing protein, which codes for MFHDYYKILDISISATQEEIKKAYRLKAKIYHPDVNSSANANQLFALINEAYEVLTDENKRFRFDLKYKYRNGTGHKSQTEDSTGYNTKKRNQDFHYDWNSYNKARYRAKDMRESHPVLFHLLFLFGMFVGFLLSILSIVGTYLKLWPFVFVITVIPGIVLIVEGFNGIIGKKTRYDKFFSWISKRLRNG